The DNA region CGCTGCGTCTACTCTGGACGGGTTATGACTGACGCTTCCAGCAGCCCACGCTCCGGCGCCGCCCCCAGGCTTCGCGTGCTCGCCGCCATGTCCGGCGGCGTGGACTCCGCGGTCGCCGCCGCCCGCGCCGCCGAGGCGGGCCACGACGTGACGGGGGTGCATCTGGCCCTCTCCGAGAACCCGAAGTCGTTCCGTACGGGCGCACGGGGCTGCTGCACGATCGAGGACTCCCGCGACGCGCGCCGCGCCGCCGACGTCATCGGCATCCCCTTCTACGTCTGGGACCTGGCCGAGCGCTTCCGCGAGGACGTCGTCGAGGACTTCGTCGCCGAGTACGAGGCGGGCCGCACGCCCAACCCGTGCCTGCGCTGCAACGAGAAGATCAAGTTCGCCGCGCTGCTGGACAAGGCGCTCGCCCTGGGCTTCGACGCGGTGTGCACGGGCCACTACGCGACGATCGTCACCCGCGACGACGGCACCCGCGAACTCCACCGCGCCAGCGACGTGGCCAAGGACCAGAGCTATGTGCTCGGAGTGCTGGACGAACGCCAGCTCGCGCACGCCATGTTCCCCCTCGGCGACACGCTCACCAGCAAGGACGAGATCCGCGAGGAGGCCGAGCGGCGCGGACTGGCGGTCGCGAAGAAGCCCGACAGCCACGACATCTGCTTCATCGCCGACGGCGACACCCAGGGCTTCCTCGCGGGCCGCCTCGGCACCTCCGAGGGCGACATCCTCGACGAGGACGGCCGGAAGCTCGGCACCCACGAGGGTGCCTACGGCTTCACCATCGGCCAGCGCAAGGGCTTGCGGATCGGCCACCCCGCGCCGGACGGCAAGCCGCGCTACGTACTGGACATCTCGCCGGCCGACAACACCGTCACCGTAGGCCCGGCCGCCTCCCTCGACGTGGAGGGCCTGACGGCCGTCAGGCCGCGCTGGTGCGGTGCTCCGCCGGACGGCCCCGGCAGATACACCGCCCAACTCCGCGCACACGGCGGCGAGACGGAGGTCACCGCCGAACCGTCCGCGGACGGCGACGAGTTGAGGGTCCGCTTCACCGAACCGGTGCGGGGCGTCGCCCCCGGCCAGGCGATCGTGCTCTACGACGGAGACCGCGTGATCGGCTCGGCGACGATCGCCACGACGGAACGGGCACGGGTGGGGGCGCACTCCGGGCCGGACGCTCTGGGGAAGGGCGGCGAACCGGCCTGAGCGGACGCGAGTTCACCACTGTGCGCAGAGCGGACGCGAGTTCACCACCGTGTGTCCCTACGGTCCCGCACGGCACCATCGGCCCGCACCGCACCGCACCGCAGTTGTGCGGGACCCCGTCGCGCCCCGCCAAGCCCCGCGCCGTCGCGCCCCGCCAAGCCCCGCACTGCCAAGCTCCCTTCGGCGGCAGTCGCCCCGCTCCCGTCCGCTGCGACGCATGAGCCGTAAGCGGTGACCGTAGAGCCGTACGAATGGGCGGGCATCCCGGGCAGAACGCGCTTGCCCCGCAAGTGAGTTGAGCGGCTCACGGTGACGGCGCCGGACGCGCCCACGGGCTACGCCCCGTGCACCGTACCGCTGAAGACCTTCTCCAGCTTGTCGAACTCCTCCAGGCAGCGCCCCGTGCCCACCGCCACGCAACTCAGCGGCTCCTCCGCGACGTACACCGGCATGCCCGACTCCTTCGCCAGCCGCTCGTCCAGGCCGTGCAGCAGTGCGCCGCCGCCGGTGAGGACGATGCCGCGCTCCATGATGTCGCCGTAGAGCTCGGGCGGGCAGGCGTCGAACGCGGTGCGCACCGCGTCGACGATCGCCGCGACCGGCTTCTCCGTCGCCTCGCGGATCGCCTCCTCGCTCAGCTCCACCGTCTTGGGCATGCCGGTCTCCTTGTCCCGGCCGCGTACCGGCGTCGGGACGCCGCTGCCGAGCGACATCTTGACGTCCTCGGCGGTGCGTTCACCGACCCCTATGGCGAAGTTCTGCTCGATGTACGAGGCGATCGCCGCGTCCAGGGCGTCGCCGGCGACGCGGGCGGAGTGCGTGACGACCGTGCCTCCCAGGGAGATGATCGCCACCTCCGTGCTGCCGCCGCCGATGTCGACGACCATCGAGCCGCGCGCCTCGTGCACCGGAAGTCCGGCGCCGATCGCGGCGGCCATCGGCTCCTCGATGAGGTGCACGGAACGCGCCCCGGCGCGCGCAGCGGTCTGAAGGACCGCCCGCCGCTCGACTCCCGTGACACCGCTCGGCACGCATACGACGACCCGCGGCCCTCTGCCGCGCCCCACTTTCGCCGCTCTGATGAAATGCCGCAGCATTCCCTCGGTCGCTTCGAAATCGGTGATGACCCCGCCCTTGAGGGGGCGTGTGGCGGTGATGGAGCCCGGAGTACGGCCCACTGCCTCTTTCGCTTCGGTGCCCACGGCGAGCACCTTTCCGGTCCGCGACTCGACCGCTACGACGGACGGTTCGTTGAGGATGATGCCGCGTCCGCGTGCGTACACCAGCGTGTTGGCGGTGCCAAGGTCTATGCCGATGTCACGCGTGCTGAACGAGGTGCTCTTTGCCATGTGTGCTCGCGGTGTTCGTTCTTGGGGGTTCGGTGCAGGGTGTGCCGAATTGTCGTGCTGGGCTTGCAGCATACCCAACTGTCCTGGTTTAGGGGCAAGTCGGCCTCCGGAAACCTGAGATCGCAAAGACGCTGGTGGGAGTGCGGTTCACGCTCGAACAAGGAGCCGACCGTTCGGTTCGGTGGCATAGACCCGGGCGAGGGTGGATAGCTATGCGCTGGAGTCCGAGCGCGCGGTGCCCGTGACTGAAGCCTTGGCGTCCCGGGTCGGCCGCGCCGTAGGCCACCCTCTCAGCAATCGGAGGTACCCCATTACCGCGCGACCGACGCAGGAATTCGGAGAGAACCCTGTCGACGTCCGGGACACCGGGCACTACACGGAGGAATACGTCCCGAGCTTCGTCGACAAATGGGACTCTCTCATTGACTGGGAAAAGCGCTCACAGAGTGAGGGCAATTTCTTCATAGACCTGCTGCGCAAGCGGGGCGTGAAGAGCGTGCTCGACGTCGCCACGGGAACCGGGTTCCACTCGGTGCGACTGCTCGAGGCAGGATTCGACGCCGTCAGTGCGGACGGCAGTGCCGACATGCTGTCGAAGGCATTCAAGAACGGAATGGAGAACGGAAGTCACATACTCCGCGTCGTCCAGGCGGACTGGCGATGGCTCAACAGGGACGTGCACGGCGAGTACGACGCCATCGTCTGTCTCGGCAACTCCTTCACGCACCTGTTCTCGGAGCGCGACCGCCGCAAGGCGCTGGCCGAGTTCTACGCGATGCTGAAGCACGACGGCGTGCTCATCCTGGACCAGCGCAACTACGACGCGATGCTGGACCGCGGATTCTCCAGCAAGCACACGTACTACTACTGCGGCGAGGACGTCGCGGTCGAACCGGAGTATCTGGACGAGGGGTTGTGCCGCATGCGGTACAACTTCCCCGACAACTCCGTGTACCACCTCAACATGTTCCCGCTGCGCAAGGATTACACGCGGCTCATGTCCGAGGTGGGATTCCAGCACATCGAGACCTACGGCGACTTCCAGCACACCTACCGTGAGGAACAGCCGGACTTCTTTGTGCATGTCGCGGAGAAGGAGTACCGCATGGACGAGGAGGGCGAGGGCGCCTACTCGGCCGCCGTGAGCACCGCCCGCACGTACTACAACTCGTCCGACGCGGACGAGTTCTACGCCTCCGTGTGGGGCGGCGAGGACATCCACATCGGCCTCTACGAGAGCGACGAGGAGCCCATCGCCGACGCCAGCCGCCGCACGGTGCAGCGCATGGCCGAAAAGCTCGACCTGAACGATTCTTCAGTCGTGCTGGACCTCGGCGCGGGCTTCGGCGGTTCCGCGCGCTACGTGGCCGAGACGTACGGGTGCCGCGTGATCGCGCTCAACCTCAGCGAGGTCGAGAACGAGCGCAACCGCGAACTCAACGCGCAGCGCGGGCTGACGGACAAGATCGAGGTGGTGGACGGCTCGTTCGAGACCATTCCCTACCCCGACGACAGTGTGGACGTCGTCTGGTCGCAGGACGCGTTCCTGCACAGCGGCAACCGCACACGGGTGCTTGAGGAGGTCGCACGGGTGCTGCGCCCGGGCGGTCAGCTCGTGTTCACCGACCCGATGGCCGCCGACGGCACTTCGACTGCCGTACTGAAGCCGATTCTGGAGCGCATCCATCTCGACACGATGGGCTCGCCCGGCTTCTACCGGCGTGAACTCGCCCGGCTCGGGTTCAGTGCGGCAAGCAGCGGAGGTTTCGAGGAGCACCGCGAACAGCTCGTCAATCACTACGGGCGTGTGCTTCAGGAGACCGAGCGGCAGGAAGCCGAAGGGGTCAACGGACTTGCGGGGAAGGTGAGTTCGGAATACCTCACGAACATGAAGAAGGGCCTCGGACACTGGGTCAACGGCGGCAAGGAACGTCAACTCACCTGGGGAATCTTCCACTTCAGGCTCTGATTCCAGGTCGAGAAACGATTTTGCTGCTTGTTCCCGCCCCTTGTACGGGGGCGGGACACGGTCCCCCTGGCACGTTCGGGGGGACCCCCCAAGGGGCCGGGCCAGTGCATAGGTACGCATCAGGTGCATAGGCGCGGGCTCGGTGACCCGGCGCGTACTCCGGGACCGGGCGCGTACCCGGGACCCGGCACGTGACTGAGGGCCCGGCGCATCAGGGCCTTGCGCGTCGACCGGCTGCGGCAGGCCGCCGTCGGCGTCAGGGGAAGCGCGGTTCGGGCAGGCGCAGCTCCCCGGTGCCCGGGATGCGCGGCCTGTCGCTCTCGGGACCGGCCGCGAGCAGCCTGCTGAGTCCGCGCCTGGTGGCGGCGACGACGACGCGGTCGCCTGCCTGGAGCACGTACCCGGGGTGCAGACGCCACTCCAACTCGCCCTCGCCCGTGGACGTCACGGACGACAGGTCATGCTGCCGTTCGCCCTCGGAGGCGGTGTCCAGGGCGACCACCCGCCATGCCTCGGTCTGGAAGGCACGCTCGACCGTACGGCCCTCCAGCAGAGGGTTGCCCCGTACTTCGACGGCGGCGAAGACCAGCACCCTGCGGCCCACCGAGATCGCGCCCAGCACCTGCCGTCCCATCATCGCCCCGGCGAACGCCGGAGCTGCGAGGGCGGAGACGCTTCGGCTGTGGGTCTGGGCGGCGGGGTAGGTGTCGCGGAGCGTGCGGTAGACCGTGGTGGCGAAGGCGTCGTCGAACAGCCGCATCACGACGCGCAGTTCGGGCTTGATCTGCCGCGCGTTGAGCGAGGCCTCCAGATTGATGCCGTCGTTGCTGGTGAGGGCGAGCAGCGCGCGGCTGCGCTTGATCTTGGCGTCCTCCAGCACACCGTCGTCCGTCACATCGGCGATCAAGGTGGGGACCCGCCGTCTGCGGGCGAGGGCGATGCCGCGTGCCTCGTCGTTCTGCTCGATGCACACGACGGGGATGTTCAGCTCCAGCAGCCGCTCCAGCACATGCTTGCCGACCTTGCCGAGGCCGACGAGCACCACATGGCCGCCGAGGCCGCGCGGGGAGTGGGCAGTGCCGCGGCCCTGCGGAACGAGCCGTAGCTCTCCAGGACGACCGCGAGCAGCAGCGGCAGGAGCATCATCCCCGCGAGCCCCGCGAGGAGTTGGAGGATCTGCTCGCCCGCGGGCTCGTGCAGATTGGGCTCGTTGATGGCGAAGATGTCCAGGAGCGTCACATAGGCCGCGTGGAGCGGGGAGTCCCGGCTGATCAGCCAGTTCACGGTGGCGAGGGCGAGCACCAGGCCCGTCATGGCCAGCAGCGAGTAGCGCAGCCTGCGCGAGAACAACCGCTTGACCGCGGTCATCCTCGGGAACCTCGGGGCACGGGCACCTGCGGCGCGGCTGGCTCTGCGGGTGATGGCCTCCAGCACGACCGCCTCGCGCTCGGGCGGCAGCCCCCTCAAGTCCTCCTCGTCCGGGAGCAGTACGGGGCCTCGGCTCGCGGGGACGCGGCGACGGGCGGTGCGGGCGTGAGCGGTGCGGGCATGGGCGGTGCCGGGGTGGGCGGAGGCGCGTGCGTCAGGGGCTGTCTCCGTGCGGCTTCCACCGGAACCGGCGCTCCCGTCGGCTTCGGCGCTCCCGTCGCCGCCGTGCCCTCCGTCGCCGCGCTCCGAGCGCTCCCCGCCGACTGCGCCCTCCCCGGCGTCTGTGCCCTCCCCGGCGTCTGCCGCGTCCCCTTCGCCGGTCCCCTCGTCGTCCTCGTTGTCGTCGGAGGCGCCCTCGCCGTGCTCGGTGTCCCCTGTCGCGGGCATCAAGGCGAGCGTGCACAGCGGGTTCCGGCGGTCGACGGTGCGCAGGGTGCGTTCCTTCGCACGCAGCAGCAGCCCGTCCGCGTAGAGCACCTTGGCGCTGCCGACCACGGCAGCCGCCACGATCGAGGGCGCGGCCGTGTCGGAGTCGGAGAGCACCGTCGTCGTGGCGTCCGTCGCGGCGTCGCCCGTGCCGCCGCCACCGGAACGCGGATTGTTCAAGCGGGCGGCCCTGTCCAGCAGGTCGGCGAGATACTGCCCCAGATTTCCGTTGAACATCCGGATGACCAGGCGCACTCGGGGATTGATCCTGCGGGCGCGCAGAGCGATGGAGATGTTGAGCTGGTCGTCGCCCGAGGTGAGCGCGAGCGCGCTGGCGCGCTCGATCCCGGCCCGTACGAGCGCGTCGTCGTCGGGCACCCGCGCCTCGACCGTCTCCACCGACAGCCCGCGCCTGTCCAGCAGTCCGGCGATCTGCGGGCCGTGGCTTCCGCCGCGCAGCGACGGCAGTACGACGGTGACGTGCTGCCCGTAGACCGTGGCCAGCTCTCTGGTGACCCGCTGAGCGAGAGCGTTGTCACCGCAGACCACCATGTGCCCGCGCAGGCCGCGGCCTAGGCTGCTGTCCATGGTCTCCAAGGACAGTTCCCCCTTGAACGTCTGCGTCTTCTGCTCGGCGGCCGAACTCGGCCCCGTATACACGGAGTCGGCCCGCGAGTTCGCCGAGCTTATCGGCCGCCGGGGACATTCCCTGGTGTGGGGCGGATCGGACGTCGGCCTCATGAAGGTGGTCGCCGACGGTGTACAGGGCGCCGGCGGACGGCTGGTGGGCGTCTCCGTGGAGTTCTTGCAGAGCAAGGCGCGTGCCGACGCGGACGAGATGCTCGTCACCGCGAATCTCGCCGAACGCAAGGCC from Streptomyces marispadix includes:
- the mnmA gene encoding tRNA 2-thiouridine(34) synthase MnmA, giving the protein MTDASSSPRSGAAPRLRVLAAMSGGVDSAVAAARAAEAGHDVTGVHLALSENPKSFRTGARGCCTIEDSRDARRAADVIGIPFYVWDLAERFREDVVEDFVAEYEAGRTPNPCLRCNEKIKFAALLDKALALGFDAVCTGHYATIVTRDDGTRELHRASDVAKDQSYVLGVLDERQLAHAMFPLGDTLTSKDEIREEAERRGLAVAKKPDSHDICFIADGDTQGFLAGRLGTSEGDILDEDGRKLGTHEGAYGFTIGQRKGLRIGHPAPDGKPRYVLDISPADNTVTVGPAASLDVEGLTAVRPRWCGAPPDGPGRYTAQLRAHGGETEVTAEPSADGDELRVRFTEPVRGVAPGQAIVLYDGDRVIGSATIATTERARVGAHSGPDALGKGGEPA
- a CDS encoding rod shape-determining protein, which translates into the protein MAKSTSFSTRDIGIDLGTANTLVYARGRGIILNEPSVVAVESRTGKVLAVGTEAKEAVGRTPGSITATRPLKGGVITDFEATEGMLRHFIRAAKVGRGRGPRVVVCVPSGVTGVERRAVLQTAARAGARSVHLIEEPMAAAIGAGLPVHEARGSMVVDIGGGSTEVAIISLGGTVVTHSARVAGDALDAAIASYIEQNFAIGVGERTAEDVKMSLGSGVPTPVRGRDKETGMPKTVELSEEAIREATEKPVAAIVDAVRTAFDACPPELYGDIMERGIVLTGGGALLHGLDERLAKESGMPVYVAEEPLSCVAVGTGRCLEEFDKLEKVFSGTVHGA
- a CDS encoding glycine/sarcosine N-methyltransferase, whose translation is MTEALASRVGRAVGHPLSNRRYPITARPTQEFGENPVDVRDTGHYTEEYVPSFVDKWDSLIDWEKRSQSEGNFFIDLLRKRGVKSVLDVATGTGFHSVRLLEAGFDAVSADGSADMLSKAFKNGMENGSHILRVVQADWRWLNRDVHGEYDAIVCLGNSFTHLFSERDRRKALAEFYAMLKHDGVLILDQRNYDAMLDRGFSSKHTYYYCGEDVAVEPEYLDEGLCRMRYNFPDNSVYHLNMFPLRKDYTRLMSEVGFQHIETYGDFQHTYREEQPDFFVHVAEKEYRMDEEGEGAYSAAVSTARTYYNSSDADEFYASVWGGEDIHIGLYESDEEPIADASRRTVQRMAEKLDLNDSSVVLDLGAGFGGSARYVAETYGCRVIALNLSEVENERNRELNAQRGLTDKIEVVDGSFETIPYPDDSVDVVWSQDAFLHSGNRTRVLEEVARVLRPGGQLVFTDPMAADGTSTAVLKPILERIHLDTMGSPGFYRRELARLGFSAASSGGFEEHREQLVNHYGRVLQETERQEAEGVNGLAGKVSSEYLTNMKKGLGHWVNGGKERQLTWGIFHFRL
- a CDS encoding potassium channel family protein, which encodes MVLVGLGKVGKHVLERLLELNIPVVCIEQNDEARGIALARRRRVPTLIADVTDDGVLEDAKIKRSRALLALTSNDGINLEASLNARQIKPELRVVMRLFDDAFATTVYRTLRDTYPAAQTHSRSVSALAAPAFAGAMMGRQVLGAISVGRRVLVFAAVEVRGNPLLEGRTVERAFQTEAWRVVALDTASEGERQHDLSSVTSTGEGELEWRLHPGYVLQAGDRVVVAATRRGLSRLLAAGPESDRPRIPGTGELRLPEPRFP
- a CDS encoding NAD-binding protein; amino-acid sequence: MDSSLGRGLRGHMVVCGDNALAQRVTRELATVYGQHVTVVLPSLRGGSHGPQIAGLLDRRGLSVETVEARVPDDDALVRAGIERASALALTSGDDQLNISIALRARRINPRVRLVIRMFNGNLGQYLADLLDRAARLNNPRSGGGGTGDAATDATTTVLSDSDTAAPSIVAAAVVGSAKVLYADGLLLRAKERTLRTVDRRNPLCTLALMPATGDTEHGEGASDDNEDDEGTGEGDAADAGEGTDAGEGAVGGERSERGDGGHGGDGSAEADGSAGSGGSRTETAPDARASAHPGTAHARTAHARTARRRVPASRGPVLLPDEEDLRGLPPEREAVVLEAITRRASRAAGARAPRFPRMTAVKRLFSRRLRYSLLAMTGLVLALATVNWLISRDSPLHAAYVTLLDIFAINEPNLHEPAGEQILQLLAGLAGMMLLPLLLAVVLESYGSFRRAAALPTPRAASAAMWCSSASARSASMCWSGCWS
- a CDS encoding TIGR00730 family Rossman fold protein; the protein is MVSKDSSPLNVCVFCSAAELGPVYTESAREFAELIGRRGHSLVWGGSDVGLMKVVADGVQGAGGRLVGVSVEFLQSKARADADEMLVTANLAERKAQLLARADAFVIMVGGTGTLDEATEILELKKHGLHAKPVVLLNTAGYYDGLREQLHRMEAEGFLPLPLSELVAFADDGASALRLLES